Proteins from a genomic interval of Polypterus senegalus isolate Bchr_013 unplaced genomic scaffold, ASM1683550v1 scaffold_598, whole genome shotgun sequence:
- the LOC120519985 gene encoding alpha-N-acetylgalactosaminide alpha-2,6-sialyltransferase 1-like, which produces MSKIHKRDVISDDQREQESQRKRDTCPVSLRNSKVDWFKRTFIPDIALLLHKEHFNNEEWERLEHFKPPFGWMAANYSVVKQAVNLLPGIDKQRLLLTKKDGQGCIRCAVVGNGGILNGSRKGAEIDSHDYVFRVNGAVIKGFEQDVGTRTSFYVHTSYSITTSLYLYKDLGFKSIPQDKETQYILLPEGIRDYEWMTGLLLNTAVSRGYYTGENPRKYFPPNFTAERYFVLHPDFNRYVRNRYLKSKTMDGTDWAIYRPTTGSYSLLLALHVCDIVNAYGYITEDYNKYSDHYYDINKTETIFYLNHDYDVEIKTWKTFHEAKLFNLYQRTSAGETTRKH; this is translated from the exons ATGTCCAAAATCCACAAAAGGGATGTGATATCTGATGATCAAAGGGAACAAGAatcacaaagaaagagggat ACCTGTCCAGTATCGCTGAGGAATTCGAAGGTGGACTGGTTCAAGCGCACCTTCATTCCTGATATTGCCCTCCTGTTGCATAAAGAACATTTCAACAACGAGGAGTGGGAACGCTTAGAGCACTTCAAGCCACCGTTTGGCTGGATGGCAGCTAATTATTCTG TCGTGAAGCAGGCGGTCAACCTGCTGCCTGGTATTGATAAGCAGCGTCTTCTCCTCACCAAGAAGGATGGTCAAGGCTGTATCCGCTGCGCCGTAGTTGGCAACGGGGGAATCCTCAACGGCTCCCGGAAGGGCGCTGAGATTGACTCCCATGATTACGTATTCCG GGTCAACGGTGCAGTCATCAAAGGCTTTGAACAAGACGTTGGCACCAGAACGTCATTTTATGTCCACACATCTTACAGTATCACCACGTCATTGTACCTGTATAAAGACCTGGGCTTCAAAAGCATACCTCAGGACAAG GAAACACAATACATTCTGCTTCCAGAAGGCATACGGGATTACGAATGGATGACAGGGTTGCTGCTGAACACAGCTGTGTCCAGAGGATACTATACGGGCGAGAA TCCCCGCAAGTACTTTCCACCTAATTTCACGGCCGAGAGGTACTTTGTTCTCCATCCGGACTTTAACAGATACGTCAGAAACAG ATATCTGAAATCTAAAACTATGGATGGAACAGACTGGGCAATCTATCGACCAACTACAGGCTCCTACAGCCTTCTGCTGGCACTTCATGTCTGCGACATC GTCAATGCTTATGGATATATCACTGAAGACTACAACAAATATTCTGATCACTATTatgacataaataaaacagagacCATATTTTACCTGAACCATGATTATGATGTGGAGATTAAAACATGGAAGACATTCCATGAAGCCAAACTCTTCAATCTGTACCAGAGGACTTCAGCAGGTGAAACCACCAGAAAACACTAA